From Alkalidesulfovibrio alkalitolerans DSM 16529, a single genomic window includes:
- a CDS encoding flagellar hook assembly protein FlgD — protein sequence MYGFQGIGRAEKDFYKDPTKSELKKDLDRDAFLTLLVAQLGHQDPLNPMEDKEFTAQLANFSQLEQLTHINEGIGKMIEATNRQEVLSAVSYIGKDIRAEGNVLSKVGGRVSTAYYELEDTVSAVYVNIFDSWGNVVQTIQGGAMQPGSYEFSWDGLDWQGKSTPDGVYGISIVAEGLEGQPVFVNTQVVGRVAGVVTEDGQNYLRLTDGRVVNFMDIKEVVNPSASSGNTGGTGGTGDSDGTGDSDGDSGDAEAA from the coding sequence ATGTACGGATTTCAGGGCATCGGACGGGCGGAAAAGGATTTCTACAAGGATCCGACCAAGAGCGAGCTGAAGAAGGATCTCGACCGGGACGCCTTCCTCACGCTTCTGGTCGCGCAGCTCGGCCACCAGGACCCCCTGAACCCCATGGAAGACAAGGAGTTCACGGCGCAGCTCGCGAACTTCTCGCAGCTTGAGCAGTTGACTCACATCAACGAAGGCATCGGCAAGATGATCGAGGCCACGAACCGGCAGGAAGTGCTCTCTGCCGTGAGCTACATCGGCAAGGACATCCGCGCCGAGGGCAACGTATTGAGCAAGGTCGGCGGCCGGGTCTCCACGGCCTACTACGAACTCGAGGACACGGTCTCCGCTGTGTACGTGAACATCTTCGATTCCTGGGGCAACGTCGTCCAGACCATTCAGGGCGGAGCCATGCAGCCCGGCAGCTACGAATTCTCCTGGGACGGCCTGGATTGGCAGGGCAAGAGCACTCCCGATGGCGTGTACGGCATCTCCATCGTCGCCGAAGGCCTCGAAGGGCAGCCGGTATTCGTCAATACCCAGGTCGTGGGCCGCGTGGCAGGCGTGGTCACGGAGGACGGCCAGAACTACCTGCGCCTCACCGACGGTCGCGTGGTCAACTTCATGGACATCAAGGAAGTGGTCAACCCGTCGGCCAGCAGCGGCAACACCGGCGGAACCGGTGGAACCGGCGACTCGGACGGAACTGGCGATTCGGACGGCGATTCGGGCGACGCCGAAGCCGCCTAG
- a CDS encoding glucan biosynthesis protein: MIMSIRAVERFGRFRRMGRILLLCLAFCLLALPAKTAKEAGGNGARPAQPRPAESAAKPRMAEESAETFGFEQVAAMAEALSKAPHEPPVPGVPSFLLQGNQYWDAIRYKAEKALWHGEKLPHTLQFFHPGGRYDRAVAVHVIEDGRVSPVPFSRELFDYGALPRQDEIPGDLGFAGFRAHAPINSSTVMDEYLVFLGATYFRSVGKGQFYGSSARGLAIDTAQPRGEEFPWFSKFWVVKPKPKDRQLTVHALMDSPSVTGAFTFTSQPGLPTVVEVKSVLFPRRPVDKLGIAPLNSMFLMGENSTGRRFEDYRPEVHDADGLLVALQNGEWIWRPLQNPRTLQINSFAAPGLKGFGLMQRDRDFASYQDLSLRQELRPSIWVEPLGEWGEGRVELVQIPTDNENNDNITAFWTPAVQPTPGEPLRFAYRVYWGGPFKDIPPDGYVTATRVGRDLDGKTRVFVLDFDGQKLRELASDSPPQAVVTVGAGATLVGQRIEKNPVTGAWRLTFRILPDDPSGLHVVLDKRPPIEMRVFLRDLVNTLTETWSYSYRL, translated from the coding sequence ATGATCATGAGCATACGCGCGGTCGAACGATTCGGCCGTTTTCGCCGCATGGGGCGCATTTTGCTCCTGTGTCTTGCTTTCTGTCTGCTGGCCCTGCCCGCCAAGACGGCCAAGGAGGCCGGAGGGAATGGGGCGCGTCCCGCCCAGCCCCGGCCCGCCGAGAGCGCGGCCAAACCCCGGATGGCGGAAGAATCCGCCGAAACGTTCGGCTTCGAACAGGTTGCGGCCATGGCCGAGGCTCTGTCCAAGGCCCCGCACGAACCGCCTGTGCCGGGCGTTCCGTCCTTCCTCCTGCAAGGCAATCAATACTGGGACGCCATCCGCTACAAGGCAGAAAAGGCCTTGTGGCACGGTGAGAAGCTTCCGCACACGCTGCAGTTCTTCCATCCGGGCGGGCGCTACGACCGGGCCGTGGCCGTGCACGTGATCGAGGACGGCCGGGTCTCTCCCGTGCCCTTCTCCCGGGAACTCTTCGACTACGGCGCGCTCCCCCGTCAGGACGAGATTCCGGGCGATCTCGGATTTGCGGGCTTCCGCGCCCACGCCCCCATCAACTCCTCCACGGTCATGGACGAGTACCTCGTCTTTTTGGGGGCCACGTATTTCCGCTCCGTGGGCAAAGGACAGTTCTACGGCTCCTCGGCGCGCGGCTTGGCCATCGACACGGCCCAGCCCCGGGGCGAGGAGTTCCCCTGGTTCTCGAAATTCTGGGTGGTCAAGCCCAAGCCCAAAGACCGTCAACTGACGGTCCATGCCCTCATGGACAGTCCGAGCGTGACCGGGGCGTTCACCTTCACTTCGCAGCCGGGGCTGCCCACGGTAGTCGAGGTCAAGAGCGTGCTCTTCCCGCGCCGTCCCGTGGATAAACTCGGCATCGCGCCGCTGAACAGCATGTTTCTGATGGGCGAGAACTCCACGGGCCGCAGGTTCGAAGATTACCGGCCCGAGGTGCACGACGCGGACGGCCTGCTCGTGGCCTTGCAAAACGGCGAGTGGATCTGGCGGCCCCTGCAGAACCCGCGCACGCTGCAGATCAACTCGTTCGCCGCGCCCGGCCTGAAGGGCTTTGGACTCATGCAGCGCGACCGCGACTTCGCCAGCTACCAGGACCTTTCGCTGCGCCAGGAGCTTCGCCCCAGCATATGGGTGGAGCCGCTGGGCGAGTGGGGCGAAGGCCGCGTCGAACTGGTGCAGATTCCTACGGACAACGAGAACAACGACAACATCACGGCCTTCTGGACTCCGGCCGTCCAGCCCACGCCCGGCGAGCCCCTGCGTTTCGCCTACCGCGTCTATTGGGGCGGCCCCTTCAAGGACATCCCGCCCGATGGCTATGTGACCGCCACGCGTGTCGGTCGCGATCTCGACGGCAAGACCAGGGTTTTCGTCCTCGACTTCGACGGCCAGAAGCTTCGCGAGTTGGCCTCCGACAGCCCGCCTCAGGCGGTGGTCACCGTCGGCGCCGGGGCCACGCTCGTTGGGCAGCGCATCGAGAAGAACCCGGTCACCGGGGCTTGGCGTCTGACGTTTCGCATCCTGCCCGACGATCCGTCCGGGCTGCATGTAGTCCTGGACAAGCGGCCGCCAATCGAGATGCGCGTCTTTCTGCGTGATCTCGTGAACACGCTGACCGAGACGTGGAGCTACTCCTACAGGCTGTGA
- a CDS encoding alpha/beta hydrolase, with amino-acid sequence MQNAQRGVSRGETRVTGFSDREMDFQLLRSLGNGAYGASSPGECLALVRSIRADDPASWTAAFADLAERLLADGETRLARGHTVSARDQFQRAAEYFRAAEYYADPLDASRAALDERCLRAFAAWLSLAGQTAMPGFSAERLLIPYEGGDIPAYLLAPARRPSGSLLVAMSGFDGTSEELFSCLGLPGVERGHRVLLFDGPGQAGYRRLHPSGVFRPDWERVIGPVLDHALRLPGVDPERVALAGISLGGYFATRAAAFDPRVRALVANSPIVDLFQYLVSFLGGEEAALRMPSFTIAEIVSAPPEELPPRKRWEALSALTRFGCESTGEWLKRLRDFTITGEMLSAVRCPSLGILGEAEGEVPRTHYETFLAGVSGKATGRIFTTQEGADAHCQVGNQRLLAAEVFDWLEDVWAMHQT; translated from the coding sequence ATGCAGAATGCGCAACGCGGCGTTTCGCGCGGCGAAACGCGGGTCACGGGCTTCAGCGACCGCGAAATGGATTTCCAACTTCTGCGCTCGCTGGGCAACGGGGCCTACGGCGCGTCGAGCCCTGGCGAATGCCTGGCCCTGGTCCGCTCCATCCGGGCGGACGATCCCGCATCCTGGACCGCCGCCTTCGCCGATCTGGCCGAGCGGCTCCTGGCCGACGGCGAGACGCGCCTTGCACGCGGCCACACGGTGAGCGCGCGCGACCAATTTCAGCGCGCGGCCGAGTATTTCCGCGCGGCCGAATACTACGCCGACCCCCTGGACGCATCGCGGGCCGCCTTGGACGAGCGCTGCCTGCGCGCCTTCGCGGCCTGGCTGTCCCTGGCCGGACAGACCGCCATGCCGGGCTTCTCGGCCGAGCGGTTGCTCATCCCCTATGAAGGCGGTGACATCCCGGCCTATCTCCTGGCGCCCGCCCGCCGCCCCTCGGGGAGCCTGCTCGTGGCCATGAGCGGTTTCGACGGCACGAGCGAGGAATTGTTCAGTTGCCTCGGCCTGCCAGGCGTCGAGCGCGGCCACCGCGTGCTGCTTTTCGACGGCCCCGGCCAGGCCGGATACCGCCGCCTGCACCCGAGCGGCGTATTCAGACCGGATTGGGAGCGGGTGATCGGCCCGGTGCTCGACCACGCCCTGAGACTGCCCGGCGTCGATCCCGAGCGCGTGGCCCTGGCGGGCATCTCGCTCGGCGGCTACTTCGCCACGCGCGCGGCGGCCTTCGATCCGCGCGTCCGGGCGCTCGTGGCCAATTCGCCCATCGTCGATCTTTTCCAATACCTGGTCTCGTTCCTGGGTGGCGAGGAGGCTGCGCTGCGCATGCCCTCCTTCACCATTGCCGAGATCGTCTCCGCCCCGCCCGAGGAACTGCCGCCGCGAAAACGCTGGGAGGCCTTGAGCGCGCTCACGCGCTTCGGGTGTGAGAGCACGGGCGAGTGGCTGAAACGCTTACGGGACTTCACTATCACGGGCGAGATGCTTTCGGCCGTCCGCTGTCCTTCACTGGGGATTCTCGGCGAGGCCGAGGGCGAGGTGCCGCGCACGCATTACGAGACATTTCTCGCGGGCGTTTCGGGCAAGGCCACGGGCAGGATCTTCACGACCCAGGAGGGCGCGGACGCCCACTGCCAGGTCGGCAACCAGCGCCTGCTCGCGGCCGAGGTCTTCGACTGGCTGGAAGACGTCTGGGCGATGCACCAGACCTAG
- the mdoH gene encoding glucans biosynthesis glucosyltransferase MdoH: MFETRTPGAPGRMPKEIRTALDEAGRRLSAYLRRFPLSETRRLELALGVLRDLDPQPGETAETLTGRAVAAVQEELGRSETLDVPTPCPPLVRRHMAPEEMHRRPWSRPPVKPSAQGFLTERQTREYLNEPWMKRASRRRIVLIVLVLLPTILAALNMGAVLPHKGSTALELAIVAVFSILFAWISIGFWTAMAGFWTLFRRFDRFVITTTKEREGDVSEPRKAMTAILFPVCNEEFERTAAGIRATYLSLERAGALTGFHFFILSDSKDPDRFVQEEAIWRRLCEELGAQGRIFYRRRRVNLKRKSGNIADFCRRFGAGYEYMAVMDADSVMSGSILVRMVQIMERRRHVGILQTAPRTAGRETLIARAQQFANRLYGPMFAAGLHFWQLGDAQYWGHNALIRVKPFMKHCGLPRLPGKPPLGGDIMSHDFVEAALMRRASYGVWLAFDLEGTWEEVPPTLLAELKRDRRWCQGNMQHMRLLLTRGLLPAHRFLFLNGFMSYFSAFLWFAFLVLSTAEAVLEALAVPVYFPQDRVLFPEWPVWEPMWALVVLAMTFVLLFLPKVASWFLVVTKGGARRFGGVLSLSLGIVADVVLSTLLAPVRMMFHTKFVANTLIGRASGWPSQDRSDSGTPFSEALRFHGLDTCLAAVWGLLLWHVNPAFFWWTCPIIFSLLLSAPLSSLTSSAQLGRAARRMGIFVTPEEVEPPRELAETASGEEHLKAPAEGLADPLGFGFARAVVDPLTNAVHLRLARGERSLASSVALERRALLERLLQKGPSALSARDKNILLADPGLMREAHLRAWTLPPSFLAERFGARL, from the coding sequence ATGTTCGAGACACGCACGCCCGGCGCGCCGGGCCGGATGCCGAAGGAAATCCGCACGGCCCTCGACGAGGCCGGGCGCAGGCTTTCGGCCTATCTGCGCCGCTTTCCCCTCTCCGAAACGCGGCGACTGGAACTGGCGCTTGGCGTGCTGCGCGACCTTGATCCGCAGCCTGGCGAGACAGCCGAAACGCTGACCGGCCGCGCCGTGGCGGCGGTCCAGGAAGAACTCGGCCGAAGCGAGACGCTCGACGTCCCCACGCCATGTCCGCCGCTCGTCAGGCGGCACATGGCGCCCGAGGAGATGCACCGTCGTCCGTGGAGCAGGCCGCCCGTAAAGCCCTCGGCACAGGGCTTCCTGACCGAGCGGCAGACGCGCGAGTACCTGAACGAACCCTGGATGAAACGGGCGAGCCGTCGCCGCATCGTGCTCATCGTGCTCGTGCTCCTGCCCACGATCCTGGCCGCGCTGAATATGGGTGCGGTCTTGCCGCACAAGGGCTCCACTGCGCTCGAACTGGCCATCGTGGCCGTCTTCTCGATTCTCTTCGCCTGGATATCCATCGGCTTTTGGACGGCCATGGCCGGTTTCTGGACGCTCTTCAGGCGCTTCGACCGTTTCGTGATCACCACCACCAAGGAACGCGAGGGCGACGTCAGCGAGCCGCGCAAGGCCATGACCGCGATCCTCTTTCCGGTCTGCAACGAGGAATTCGAGCGCACGGCTGCCGGAATCAGGGCCACGTACCTGTCCCTCGAACGCGCGGGCGCGCTGACGGGCTTCCATTTTTTCATCCTTTCGGATTCCAAGGACCCCGACCGCTTCGTGCAGGAGGAGGCGATCTGGCGGCGACTGTGCGAGGAGTTGGGCGCGCAAGGCCGCATCTTCTATCGCCGCCGCCGAGTGAACCTCAAGCGCAAGTCTGGCAACATCGCGGATTTCTGCCGTCGCTTCGGGGCCGGATACGAATACATGGCGGTCATGGACGCGGACTCGGTCATGTCGGGCTCCATACTCGTGCGCATGGTGCAGATCATGGAGCGCCGCCGCCACGTGGGCATCCTGCAGACGGCGCCGCGCACCGCCGGGCGCGAGACGCTCATCGCCCGCGCGCAGCAGTTCGCCAACCGCCTCTACGGTCCCATGTTCGCGGCGGGGCTGCATTTCTGGCAGCTTGGCGACGCCCAGTACTGGGGGCACAACGCGCTCATCCGCGTCAAGCCTTTCATGAAGCACTGCGGCTTGCCGCGTCTGCCCGGCAAGCCGCCGCTTGGCGGGGACATCATGAGCCACGATTTCGTGGAGGCCGCGCTCATGCGCCGCGCATCCTACGGCGTGTGGCTGGCCTTCGATCTGGAGGGGACCTGGGAGGAGGTGCCGCCCACGCTTTTGGCCGAACTCAAGCGCGATCGCCGCTGGTGCCAGGGTAACATGCAGCACATGCGCCTTTTGCTCACCAGGGGGCTTTTGCCCGCGCACCGCTTTTTGTTCCTCAACGGCTTCATGTCGTATTTCTCGGCCTTTCTGTGGTTCGCGTTCCTGGTCCTGTCCACGGCCGAGGCGGTCCTGGAGGCGCTGGCCGTGCCGGTCTACTTCCCGCAAGACAGGGTGCTCTTCCCGGAGTGGCCGGTCTGGGAGCCCATGTGGGCGCTGGTGGTCCTGGCCATGACCTTTGTGCTCCTTTTCCTGCCCAAGGTCGCGAGCTGGTTCCTGGTCGTGACCAAGGGAGGGGCTAGGCGTTTCGGCGGGGTGCTTTCGCTCAGCCTTGGCATCGTCGCGGACGTTGTCCTGTCCACGCTGCTTGCGCCGGTTCGCATGATGTTCCACACCAAGTTCGTGGCCAACACCCTTATCGGCCGCGCTTCGGGCTGGCCGAGCCAGGACCGCTCCGACTCGGGCACGCCGTTTTCCGAGGCCCTGCGCTTCCATGGCCTGGACACCTGCCTCGCGGCGGTGTGGGGCCTTCTTTTGTGGCACGTGAACCCGGCCTTTTTCTGGTGGACGTGCCCGATCATCTTTTCGCTCCTGCTCTCCGCGCCGCTCTCCTCGCTCACGTCGAGCGCGCAGCTTGGCCGGGCGGCCCGGCGCATGGGCATCTTCGTCACGCCCGAGGAAGTGGAACCTCCGCGCGAACTGGCCGAGACGGCGAGCGGGGAGGAACATCTCAAGGCTCCGGCCGAGGGACTGGCCGATCCGCTGGGTTTCGGCTTCGCGCGGGCCGTGGTCGACCCGTTGACCAACGCCGTGCACCTGCGTCTGGCGCGCGGTGAGCGCAGCCTCGCGTCGAGCGTGGCCCTAGAGCGGCGGGCGCTTTTGGAGCGGCTGCTCCAAAAGGGGCCGTCCGCGCTCTCGGCGCGCGACAAGAATATCCTGCTCGCGGACCCCGGCCTGATGCGCGAGGCGCACCTCAGGGCCTGGACGCTGCCGCCGAGCTTCCTCGCTGAGCGTTTCGGCGCGCGTCTGTAG
- a CDS encoding flagellar hook-length control protein FliK has translation MQILPDTSKQTDLLFGFGASETQKTAASFASILNDAASDGREAAARIMGQGENAARQGLAEGENARRNAGSVDTQSFRRIEKEQGDPREVALTPMDFARVRESLQKYGLAKADIDELEDRVNSKGGLTWGQLVSTLMQKTHELGEGKISNPLTAPQKQELDLFFQKIGFSPDESKGLLKDLEQGRFRDVLAVLQKKLDSLPPDRLLDLSPKGVHALAEAMKAPAELRDRLVSLLGSGERETFGISEIKNALSQLQSEDAARLAARRDALAELQKDLTTILRDARERATGADGGAADEARKKIISKDKDETLVERFLGKDAKDDQKVVGEAGRGRDGEQAGRERDPRDSSENLRDPRDTREANARASKDDPSGWKTFFERLDERGGEMRQATVRFMEQAQLRAQDAAPKSENTAAKYSDRAIFDQIDKGLFKNLQNGASRLTLQLEPENLGQVHLTLQVQGKEVRALIRTEHQDVTRVLAEQLAQVRESLEQQGLRVTELEVKTGLSDNSLEGRQWTSTEQHNMEQQRQLMADLRNRMRVLREVIGDTSMSRDQTGQSVAALLGENGLYVVA, from the coding sequence ATGCAGATTCTTCCCGACACCAGTAAACAGACCGACCTCCTCTTCGGTTTCGGCGCGTCCGAGACGCAGAAGACGGCCGCATCCTTCGCTTCGATCCTGAACGATGCGGCGAGCGACGGCCGCGAGGCGGCCGCGCGCATCATGGGCCAGGGTGAAAACGCCGCCAGGCAGGGGCTGGCCGAGGGAGAGAATGCCCGCCGCAACGCCGGAAGCGTCGATACCCAGTCCTTCCGCCGCATCGAGAAGGAGCAGGGTGACCCGCGCGAGGTAGCGCTCACGCCCATGGATTTCGCCAGAGTACGGGAAAGCCTGCAGAAATACGGCTTGGCCAAGGCCGACATCGACGAACTCGAAGATCGCGTGAACAGCAAGGGCGGTCTCACCTGGGGCCAGCTCGTCTCCACGCTGATGCAAAAGACGCACGAACTTGGTGAGGGGAAGATATCCAATCCCCTCACCGCTCCGCAAAAACAGGAGCTTGATCTCTTTTTCCAAAAGATCGGCTTCTCGCCCGACGAATCCAAGGGACTCCTGAAGGACCTCGAACAGGGCCGCTTCCGCGATGTTCTGGCAGTGCTCCAGAAAAAGCTCGACTCCCTGCCGCCGGACAGGTTGCTGGATCTCTCTCCCAAAGGTGTGCATGCCCTGGCCGAGGCGATGAAGGCTCCGGCCGAATTGCGTGACCGGCTGGTGAGCCTGCTCGGCTCCGGAGAACGCGAGACTTTCGGTATCTCCGAGATCAAGAACGCCCTGTCCCAGCTCCAGAGCGAGGACGCGGCTCGCCTGGCCGCCCGCCGCGACGCCCTGGCCGAATTGCAGAAGGATCTGACCACTATCCTGCGTGACGCCAGGGAACGTGCCACGGGTGCGGACGGCGGCGCGGCCGACGAAGCCCGCAAGAAGATCATCTCCAAGGACAAGGACGAGACGCTGGTCGAACGCTTTCTGGGCAAGGACGCCAAGGACGACCAGAAGGTCGTGGGTGAAGCCGGGCGGGGGCGCGACGGCGAGCAAGCCGGCCGCGAGCGCGATCCCCGCGACTCATCTGAGAACCTGCGAGATCCCCGCGACACCCGCGAGGCGAACGCCAGAGCGTCCAAGGACGACCCCTCGGGCTGGAAGACGTTTTTCGAACGGCTGGACGAACGCGGCGGCGAGATGCGCCAAGCCACGGTCCGCTTCATGGAGCAGGCGCAGCTTCGGGCTCAGGACGCCGCGCCGAAATCCGAAAACACCGCGGCAAAATATTCCGACAGGGCGATCTTCGACCAGATCGACAAGGGGCTGTTCAAAAATCTGCAAAACGGAGCGAGCCGCCTGACGCTGCAGCTCGAACCCGAAAACCTGGGACAAGTCCATCTGACCCTGCAGGTCCAGGGCAAGGAAGTGCGGGCCCTGATCCGCACCGAGCATCAGGACGTCACCCGGGTCCTGGCCGAACAGCTCGCCCAGGTGCGCGAATCCCTCGAACAGCAGGGACTGCGCGTGACCGAGTTGGAGGTCAAGACCGGATTGTCGGACAATTCGCTCGAAGGCCGTCAGTGGACCAGCACCGAGCAGCACAACATGGAACAGCAGCGCCAACTCATGGCCGATCTGCGCAACCGCATGCGCGTCCTGCGCGAAGTCATCGGCGACACGAGCATGTCCCGCGACCAGACCGGCCAGTCCGTGGCCGCCCTTCTGGGCGAGAACGGCCTGTACGTCGTGGCCTGA
- a CDS encoding tetratricopeptide repeat protein — MKNGEEYPVILGVYSLQKEGGIGVGGTSSRHAQITYWYARRLSPEIYEVQPLNAHHVPSGLRKELPEIEFLTAYAPEPTYYRTNTVPALQTLARKIAEGERLFSLNQLDAAEKQFLKALMIDGLNVRANYGLGEVYSEKKDFVKLKKVLDTLLGIDEAFHQEQRERFNSFGINLRKNGHFEESLRFYQRALEFNDRDEHVFFNIARVYFDKGDTDSCKEHLRRALDLNPGFSEALKFLRYCDQHGAARTA; from the coding sequence GTGAAGAACGGAGAAGAGTATCCGGTGATTCTAGGAGTCTATTCCTTGCAAAAGGAAGGCGGCATCGGCGTGGGCGGCACGTCCTCTAGACATGCACAGATCACGTACTGGTACGCGCGCAGGCTTTCGCCCGAGATCTACGAAGTGCAGCCGCTGAACGCGCACCACGTGCCCTCGGGGCTGCGCAAGGAACTGCCGGAGATCGAGTTCCTGACTGCCTATGCGCCGGAGCCGACCTACTACCGGACGAACACCGTTCCCGCCTTGCAGACCCTGGCCAGGAAGATTGCGGAGGGCGAGCGCCTCTTTTCCCTGAATCAGCTCGACGCGGCCGAGAAACAGTTTCTCAAGGCCCTGATGATCGATGGACTGAACGTGCGCGCCAACTACGGCCTGGGCGAGGTCTATTCGGAGAAGAAGGACTTCGTGAAGCTCAAGAAGGTGCTCGACACGCTGCTCGGCATCGACGAGGCATTCCACCAGGAACAGAGGGAGCGCTTCAATTCCTTCGGCATCAACCTGCGCAAGAACGGGCACTTCGAGGAATCCCTGCGTTTCTACCAGCGGGCCTTGGAGTTCAACGACCGCGACGAGCACGTCTTCTTCAACATCGCCCGCGTCTACTTCGACAAGGGTGACACGGACAGTTGCAAAGAGCATTTGCGCAGGGCCCTCGACCTCAACCCTGGGTTTTCGGAGGCACTGAAGTTTCTCAGATACTGCGACCAGCACGGCGCAGCCAGGACCGCCTGA
- a CDS encoding flagellar hook protein FlgE, translating to MGLSAALFSGITGLSAHGEKMSVLGNNIANVNTVGFKSSRMHFEDAISQNVATAQGVGQVGRGVKIGAILSDFSQGSFETTNESTDLAIGGSGFFLVKVKNEEQVYYTRAGNFRFDRDGYLVDPHGYVLQGWEVDDTRLTAATTTAAAISSASTRIKGVPTDIRLENFQSSPRETSSVTIITNLDSGEPSRSSDPVDPFFAMFKRWDGQADQPIGQTQYAYQTTLKVYDENGSSHNLSVFFDPVTVSNAGGRKVWEFIVSVPPSEDGRFFTTSGGARIELRNTSAAGLLATGTLTFNAAGELENMSLFQLQSGAMPNPGNLMDLSNWRTPQTFSQNGYPMVVANFLSRDRASFTDSADATSSNVLIELNFGLRSLETQWRSGSVSNAAALSGLPANGATVQNFLPGFNDSERAALATTSFSAGSTTIFQSQDGFSAGFLQNISVNRDGVLTGRYSNGQVLKLYVITLANFNNNWGLTREGGNLFAETRESGPAVTNRPNTAGLGSIASNSLEQSNVDMAREFVKMITTQRGFQANSKVITTTDTMLGELIQLKR from the coding sequence ATGGGTCTTTCAGCAGCACTTTTCTCGGGCATCACCGGACTGTCGGCGCACGGCGAGAAGATGTCGGTGCTCGGCAACAACATCGCAAACGTCAACACCGTGGGGTTCAAATCCTCGCGCATGCACTTCGAGGATGCCATCAGCCAGAACGTGGCCACGGCCCAGGGCGTGGGCCAGGTCGGACGGGGCGTGAAGATCGGGGCCATCCTCTCCGATTTCAGCCAAGGCTCCTTCGAGACCACCAACGAGTCCACTGACCTGGCCATCGGCGGCAGCGGCTTCTTCCTGGTCAAGGTCAAGAACGAGGAGCAGGTCTACTACACACGCGCGGGCAATTTCCGCTTCGACCGCGACGGCTATCTCGTGGACCCGCACGGCTACGTGCTCCAGGGCTGGGAGGTGGACGACACGAGACTCACGGCGGCCACCACGACCGCCGCGGCCATCTCTTCGGCCAGCACCCGCATCAAGGGCGTGCCCACGGACATCAGGCTCGAGAACTTCCAATCCTCCCCGCGCGAGACGAGCTCAGTGACCATCATCACCAACCTCGACTCGGGCGAGCCCAGCCGTTCGAGCGACCCGGTGGATCCTTTCTTCGCCATGTTCAAGCGCTGGGACGGCCAAGCCGACCAGCCCATAGGCCAGACCCAGTACGCCTACCAGACGACCCTGAAAGTCTACGACGAGAACGGTTCGTCGCACAACCTTTCGGTCTTCTTCGATCCCGTCACCGTGAGCAACGCGGGCGGCCGCAAGGTCTGGGAATTCATCGTCTCCGTGCCGCCCTCCGAGGACGGCCGGTTTTTCACCACCTCGGGTGGCGCGCGCATCGAACTGCGCAACACCTCGGCCGCCGGCCTTCTGGCCACGGGCACGCTGACCTTCAACGCCGCGGGCGAACTGGAGAACATGAGCCTTTTCCAACTCCAGTCGGGGGCCATGCCCAACCCCGGGAACCTCATGGACCTCTCCAACTGGCGCACGCCGCAGACCTTCTCGCAGAACGGCTACCCCATGGTCGTGGCCAACTTCCTCTCGAGAGACAGAGCCAGCTTCACCGACTCGGCCGACGCGACATCATCGAACGTGCTCATCGAACTGAACTTCGGCCTGCGCAGCCTGGAGACGCAATGGCGCTCCGGATCGGTCTCCAACGCGGCCGCGCTCTCGGGACTGCCCGCCAACGGCGCCACGGTGCAAAACTTCCTGCCGGGCTTCAATGACAGCGAACGCGCCGCCCTGGCCACCACGTCCTTCAGCGCAGGCTCCACGACCATCTTCCAGTCCCAGGATGGTTTCTCTGCCGGGTTCCTACAGAACATCTCGGTGAATCGCGACGGCGTGCTGACCGGGCGATACTCCAACGGACAGGTGCTGAAGCTCTACGTCATCACCCTGGCGAACTTCAACAATAACTGGGGATTGACCCGCGAGGGCGGCAATCTCTTCGCCGAAACCCGCGAGTCCGGTCCGGCCGTGACCAACAGGCCCAACACGGCCGGCCTTGGCAGCATCGCCTCCAACTCGCTCGAACAGTCCAACGTGGACATGGCCCGCGAGTTCGTGAAGATGATCACCACGCAGCGCGGCTTCCAAGCCAACTCCAAGGTCATCACCACCACGGACACCATGCTCGGCGAACTGATCCAGCTCAAGCGCTAG